Proteins found in one Hyla sarda isolate aHylSar1 chromosome 7, aHylSar1.hap1, whole genome shotgun sequence genomic segment:
- the UBTD1 gene encoding ubiquitin domain-containing protein 1 isoform X3, with protein sequence MTDGQLRSKRDEFWDTAPAFEGRKEIWDALKAAAYAVEANEHELAQAIVDGASITLPHGSLTECYDELGTRYQLPVYCLAPPVNLIMEKSDDDGTDAPEPASNNRREFQLKVRLSTGKDVKLNASMTDTIGQLKKQLHSVDGIEPCRQRWFFSGKLLTDRMKLQETKIQKDFVIQVIVNQLVEIQN encoded by the exons ATGACGGACGGTCAGCTGCGCAGTAAGCGGGATGAGTTCTGGGACACCGCACCAGCGTTTGAGGGGCGTAAGGAAATCTGGGATGCACTGAAAGCTGCCGCTTATGCGGTGGAAGCCAACGAACACGAATTGGCGCAGGCTATTGTAGATGGAGCCAGTATTACTTTACCTCATG GTTCTTTAACAGAATGTTACGATGAACTTGGAACACGGTACCAGCTGCCGGTGTACTGCCTGGCTCCTCCCGTGAACCTCATCATGGAAAAAAGTGACGATGACGGCACAGATGCCCCCGAACCAGCCTCTAACAATAGACGGGAATTCCAGCTCAAGGTCCGTCTTTCCACTGGAAAGGACGTTAAGCTCAACGCAAGCATGACGGACACTATAGGCCAATTGAAGAAGCAACTACATTCCGTGGATGGTATTGAACCTTGTAGGCAGCGATGGTTCTTCTCTGGAAAACTTCTCACGGACAGGATGAAACTGCAAGAGACTAAGATTCAGAAAGACTTTGTCATACAAGTTATTGTCAATCAACTAGTGGAGATCCAGAACTGA
- the UBTD1 gene encoding ubiquitin domain-containing protein 1 isoform X2 — protein sequence MSGRNEPLKKERPRWKSDYPMTDGQLRSKRDEFWDTAPAFEGRKEIWDALKAAAYAVEANEHELAQAIVDGASITLPHGSLTECYDELGTRYQLPVYCLAPPVNLIMEKSDDDGTDAPEPASNNRREFQLKVRLSTGKDVKLNASMTDTIGQLKKQLHSVDGIEPCRQRWFFSGKLLTDRMKLQETKIQKDFVIQVIVNQLVEIQN from the exons GTCGCAATGAGCCCTTGAAGAAAGAGCGTCCAAGATGGAAGAGCGACTACCCGATGACGGACGGTCAGCTGCGCAGTAAGCGGGATGAGTTCTGGGACACCGCACCAGCGTTTGAGGGGCGTAAGGAAATCTGGGATGCACTGAAAGCTGCCGCTTATGCGGTGGAAGCCAACGAACACGAATTGGCGCAGGCTATTGTAGATGGAGCCAGTATTACTTTACCTCATG GTTCTTTAACAGAATGTTACGATGAACTTGGAACACGGTACCAGCTGCCGGTGTACTGCCTGGCTCCTCCCGTGAACCTCATCATGGAAAAAAGTGACGATGACGGCACAGATGCCCCCGAACCAGCCTCTAACAATAGACGGGAATTCCAGCTCAAGGTCCGTCTTTCCACTGGAAAGGACGTTAAGCTCAACGCAAGCATGACGGACACTATAGGCCAATTGAAGAAGCAACTACATTCCGTGGATGGTATTGAACCTTGTAGGCAGCGATGGTTCTTCTCTGGAAAACTTCTCACGGACAGGATGAAACTGCAAGAGACTAAGATTCAGAAAGACTTTGTCATACAAGTTATTGTCAATCAACTAGTGGAGATCCAGAACTGA